The genomic interval AGCATCTCGTCCGGAAATTTTAGGTGTTGTTGAAACTTTCCGCGCAGCGGTTGTGGACATTGGCACTCATTCGCTTATGGTACAAGTAGTAGGGGACACTGAAAAAATCGATGCTATGGTTGAATTGCTTAAACCGTATGGCATTCGTGAACTGTCGCGCACAGGAGTAACAGCATTAAACAGAGGCAATTCCAAGTAATAAGAGTTCATCATTCAACATCCCGCTTTGAGCGGGAGTTTAAGGGGAGAACCGCTGCTTAAGGGTCATTCTCTGCTTAAACACCCGCTCAAAAGGGTTAAACTAAAGGAGGCAATTATTAATATGGCAGTTACAATGTACTATGAAAAAGACGCTGATCAAGGCGTACTACAAGGTAAAACAATTGCAGTTATCGGTTACGGCAGCCAAGGTCACGCTCAAGCACAAAATCTTCGCGACAGCGGCTTGAAAGTTGTTATTGGTCTTCGTCCTGGTAAATCCGCAGACGTTGCTAAAAAAGATGGTTTCGAAGTACTTACAGTTGCTGAAGCAACTAAAGTGGCTGACGTTGTTCAAATTTTGCTTCCTGATGAAACACAAGCGAAAGTGTACAATGATGAAATCGCTCCTAACTTGAAAAAAGGCGCGGCTCTTATGTTCTCCCACGGCTTCAACATTCACTACGGACAAATCGTTCCAAACAAAGATACAGATGTATTCTTGGTAGCTCCGAAATCTCCTGGTCACATGGTTCGCCGTACGTACCAAGAAGGCTTTGGCGTTCCTGGACTAATCGCTATTGAGCAAGATGCTACTGGCAATGCTAAAGCTATCGGTCTTGCATATGCTAAAGGTATCGGCTGTACTCGTGCAGGCGTTATCGAAACTTCTTTCAAAGAAGAAACAGAAACAGATTTGTTCGGTGAGCAAGCTGTTCTTTGCGGTGGTGCTACTGCACTAGTTAAAGCTGGTTTTGAAACGCTTGTTGAAGCTGGCTACGCTCCAGAAATGGCTTACTTCGAGTGCTTGCACGAGCTTAAATTGATCGTTGATATGATGTATGAAGGCGGAATGGCGTCCATGCGCGATTCTATCTCCAACACAGCTGAATACGGCGATTATGTAACTGGTCCTCGCATTGTTACTGAAGAAACGAAAAAAGAAATGAAACGTGTATTGGAAGATATCCAATCCGGTCGTTTTGCTCGTGACTTCATCTTGGAAAACCAATCGAACCGTGCAATGCTTACAGCTACTCGCCGTAATGAAGCTGCTCACCCGATTGAAAAAACAGGCGCACAGCTTCGTGAATTGATGCACTGGATCAAGAAGTAATAAAAGATAGAATGTAGGAAAATATCCCGGTTCGCCGGATCGTTTGACGATGAGCACGTAGTATCGCCATGTGGTCCGAGCGCACCGGGATCATTTTGTTCACGGAGGTGCATTGCACAAATGCGGAAAATATATGTTTTCGATACAACGCTTCGTGATGGAGAGCAATCTCCTGGGGTTAACCTGAACACGAAGGAAAAGGTAGAGATTGCCCTTCAGCTTGAAAGGCTGGGAGTGGACCGCATGGAAGCTGGCTTCCCTGCTGCGTCTCCGGGAGACCTTGCTGCAGTTAATGCGGTAGCACGAGCAGTTAAAAATGCTACAGTTATCGGACTCTCTCGCTCGCGTGAGCAGGATATCGATGCTGTTCGTGAAGCGCTTATCGGCGCACAGGATCCGTGCATTCACGTATTTCTTGCTACAAGTCCGATTCACCGCAAGCATAAGCTGCGGATGGAGAAGGAGCAGGTGCTTGAAACGGCAGAGCGTGCCATTCGGTATGCAAAGCAATATTTTGACAAAGTTGAATTCTCAGCAGAGGATGCAGGACGTACAGAGCTGGACTTTCTGTGTCAGGTCGTTGAGATGGCCATTAAAGCGGGAGCAACGGTCGTAAACATTCCGGACACGGTCGGTTATATGAATCCGCAAGAATTCGGGAACATCTTCAAGGTGTTGAAGGAAAATGTACCGAATATCGAAAAAATTCAGCTGAGCGCACATTGTCACAATGATCTCGGCATGGCGACTGCAAATTCGCTGGCAGCGATCTTGAATGGTGCAGATCAAGTTGAGGGTACGATCAATGGTATTGGGGAGCGCGCTGGTAACACAGCGATCGAAGAGATTGCAATGGCGCTTGCTACGCGCCCGGACTACTTCGGAGCTCAAACGACGCTGAACCTGAAAGAAATTGCCAAGACGAGCCGCCTTGTCAGCAAGCTGACGGGCATGGTCGTTCCAGGCAACAAAGCAATTGTTGGTGCCAATGCATTCGCGCATGAATCTGGTATTCATCAGGATGGCATGCTGAAAGAAAAAACGACGTATGAAATCATTTCACCGGATACGATCGGACTGAAGGAATCCAAGCTGGTGCTTGGCAAGCATTCAGGACGCCATGCGTTCCGTGAGAAGCTGATCGACCTAGGTTATGAGCTTGAGGACGAAGCGGTTAATGCGGCATTTGCTAAATTTAAAGATTTGGCAGATCGCAAGAAAACCGTAAGTGATGAGGATATTCTTGCTCTGCTTGAAGAGAAGCTAATTGATACGCCGGAAGTATTTAAATTAGAAATGATTCAAGTCAGTTATGGCAATCAATCTACGCCAAGCGCATCCGTTCGGATTCGTAAAGCGGAGGGTGAGATCATAGATGAAGCGGCAATCGGCAACGGTTCCGTAGACGCCATCTATAACGCGATCGATAAGGTGACACAGGAAGTCGTGGAGCTTGAAGATTATTCGATCAAATCCGTATCGCAAGGCAAGGATGCGCAAGGTGAGGTTCATGTTGTACTAAAGCAGGATGATGTTTCTGCTCAAGGACGTGGACTTAGCACGGACATTCTTGAAGCTAGCGCGCGAGCATACATCGATGCACTTAATCGACTGATCGAGAAGCGCAAGACGCCAGGTCGCCGCGATAAGATGAGTCTAATCTAAAAAGAAAGCAGTTCGCCAGAGTATAACCTTTGGGCGGACTGTTTTTTTGTTCTTTGATAGATATAGCTTCAAAAAAGGGATAATCAAAGACCCTATAGTTACAGCCTATAGAGTAAATAGATTTTATATCTTGGTAATCAACTCGTTTTTATGGTACAAATGATAATAGAATGAGAATGAATGTGTAGACTTGCATTTTTCAACAGGATTCGCCAAGCCAAAACGCCTTTGGCGTCCTTTGGACGCTGAAGTAGCTTTGACGGTGAAATATAAGCCCTTTATAAGCTAACAAACTTATAAATTCTTATATTTTTGAAAACGTTGAATGGACAAGTTTAACTTAAAACGAGGAGTGTTACATTATTATGTCAGAAGTTAAGAAAATTGCAGTTATTGCCGGCGACGGTATCGGCCCCGAGGTAGTTGGCGAAGCTCTTAAAGTGCTCAAAAAAACCGAAGAGCTTTACGGCTACAAATTCGAAACAGAACACGGCTTGTTCGGCGGTATTGCAATCGACGAGAAAGGCACACCATTGCCGCAAGAAACACTTGACCTTTGCAAAGGTGCAGACGCGGTATTGCTTGGCGCAGTAGGCGGACCAAAATGGGACAACAACTCCAAGGAGCTTCGTCCAGAAACAGGCTTGCTAGGCATTCGCAAAGCACTTGGCCTTTTCTCAAACATTCGTCCAGCTACCGTATTCGATTGCTTGAAAGAAGCTTCAACTTTGAAGCCAGAAGTGCTTGAAGGCACGGATCTCATCGTTGTTCGTGAATTGACTGGCGGTATTTACTTTGGCGAGAAATTCCGTCGTGAAGGCGCTGGCGGCGAAGAAGCGGTTGATACATGCGTATACAACGTGCAAGAAATCGAGCGCATCGTTCGTCAAGCATTCGATATCGCTATGACTCGCGGCAAACGTCTTGCTTCTGTTGATAAAGCAAACGTACTAGAAACATCCCGTCTATGGCGCGAAGTGGTAAACCGGATTGCTCCTGAATACCCAGAGGTAGAGCTAGAGCACGTGCTTGTTGACAACTGTGCAATGCAATTGCTTCGTCGTCCTTCGAGCTTTGATGTCATCGTAACAGAAAATATGTTCGGCGACATTCTTAGTGATGAAGCTGCAATGCTGACTGGCTCAATCGGAATGCTCTCATCTGCATCGCTTGGCGAAGGCAGCTTCGGCTTGTATGAGCCGGTACATGGCTCAGCACCTGACATCGCGGGTCAAGGCATCTCCAACCCAATTGCAACAATTCTTTCCGTAGCGCTTATGTTCCGCCTTACATTTGGTTACCACGAAGCTGCTGCAGCAATTGAAGCAGCGGTGAAAGAAGTTCTTGATGCAGGCCACCGTACAGGTGATATTGCTGTTGATAAGAGCACAGCAATCGGCACAACAGAAATGGGCGATTTGATCGTAGCTGCTCTTAGAAAATAACATCTAGATTGTAATCATTATAAATAAATATTGATTATAATATTGACTTGTTTATAAACTAGTGATACTATTTACTAGGTAAGTCACACAGACGAAGTGACATAAACAATAAAATTTATGGATAGGTCAAGGAGGTTTTCTATTATGGCAGAGCGTTTGGTAGGCCGTCAGGCCCCTGATTTTTCAATGGAAACGGCAACAGGTGATGGTAAAGATTTCGGTACAGCTTCACTTGCAGATTATAAAGGAAAATGGTTGGTATTGTTCTTCTACCCACTAGATTTCACATTCGTATGTCCAACTGAAATTACTGCACTCAGCATGGCTGCAGCTGAATTCAAAAGCTTGAACACAGAAATTCTTGGTGTCAGCATTGATAGCAAACATAGTCACCGTGCATGGATCAACACGCCGGTTAACGATAATGGTCTAGGTCAACTAGAATTCCCTCTTGCTGCTGATATTACGAAAAGCGTAGCTCGTGACTACGGTGTATTGATTGAAGAAGAAGGTATCGCTCTTCGCGGTCTATTCATCATCAATCCAGAAGGCGAAGTACAATATCAAGTTGTTAACCACAACAACGTTGGCCGCAGCGTAGACGAAACTCTTCGCGTATTGCAAGCTTTGCAATCCGGTGGTCTTTGCCCAATCAACTGGAAACCAGGTCAACAAACATTGGTATCGAAATAATATATTTCGAATAGCAGTAAAAACAAAACCCGTGCCATTTAATGGTACGGGTTTTGTTTTTGTCTACATAGCGATACGGATAATGTGAGGAGAAAGCAGGAATTTCGTCCATGCAGAGCGAATATGGTATACTTAGCAACAGATAATAAAAAATGATAGGTTTGTTAACGCAAACTTTAGATGATGGTTGTTAAGATAGGTTTACTACGTAAACCTAAGTTGATGCTTACGAAGATAGGTTTACTACGTAAACCTAAGATGATGCTTACGAAGATAGGTTTGCTGCGCAAACCTAAGTTGATGCTTACGAAGATAGGTTTGCTACGCAAACCTCTAAGGAGGAGTCGTCAATGAGTTTTTGCTGTGGAGCTAGTATGATTGGAACAAAAGGTACACTTAAGCATATTCGGACGC from Paenibacillus sp. FSL K6-3182 carries:
- a CDS encoding 2-isopropylmalate synthase, whose translation is MRKIYVFDTTLRDGEQSPGVNLNTKEKVEIALQLERLGVDRMEAGFPAASPGDLAAVNAVARAVKNATVIGLSRSREQDIDAVREALIGAQDPCIHVFLATSPIHRKHKLRMEKEQVLETAERAIRYAKQYFDKVEFSAEDAGRTELDFLCQVVEMAIKAGATVVNIPDTVGYMNPQEFGNIFKVLKENVPNIEKIQLSAHCHNDLGMATANSLAAILNGADQVEGTINGIGERAGNTAIEEIAMALATRPDYFGAQTTLNLKEIAKTSRLVSKLTGMVVPGNKAIVGANAFAHESGIHQDGMLKEKTTYEIISPDTIGLKESKLVLGKHSGRHAFREKLIDLGYELEDEAVNAAFAKFKDLADRKKTVSDEDILALLEEKLIDTPEVFKLEMIQVSYGNQSTPSASVRIRKAEGEIIDEAAIGNGSVDAIYNAIDKVTQEVVELEDYSIKSVSQGKDAQGEVHVVLKQDDVSAQGRGLSTDILEASARAYIDALNRLIEKRKTPGRRDKMSLI
- the ilvC gene encoding ketol-acid reductoisomerase; translation: MAVTMYYEKDADQGVLQGKTIAVIGYGSQGHAQAQNLRDSGLKVVIGLRPGKSADVAKKDGFEVLTVAEATKVADVVQILLPDETQAKVYNDEIAPNLKKGAALMFSHGFNIHYGQIVPNKDTDVFLVAPKSPGHMVRRTYQEGFGVPGLIAIEQDATGNAKAIGLAYAKGIGCTRAGVIETSFKEETETDLFGEQAVLCGGATALVKAGFETLVEAGYAPEMAYFECLHELKLIVDMMYEGGMASMRDSISNTAEYGDYVTGPRIVTEETKKEMKRVLEDIQSGRFARDFILENQSNRAMLTATRRNEAAHPIEKTGAQLRELMHWIKK
- the leuB gene encoding 3-isopropylmalate dehydrogenase, which gives rise to MSEVKKIAVIAGDGIGPEVVGEALKVLKKTEELYGYKFETEHGLFGGIAIDEKGTPLPQETLDLCKGADAVLLGAVGGPKWDNNSKELRPETGLLGIRKALGLFSNIRPATVFDCLKEASTLKPEVLEGTDLIVVRELTGGIYFGEKFRREGAGGEEAVDTCVYNVQEIERIVRQAFDIAMTRGKRLASVDKANVLETSRLWREVVNRIAPEYPEVELEHVLVDNCAMQLLRRPSSFDVIVTENMFGDILSDEAAMLTGSIGMLSSASLGEGSFGLYEPVHGSAPDIAGQGISNPIATILSVALMFRLTFGYHEAAAAIEAAVKEVLDAGHRTGDIAVDKSTAIGTTEMGDLIVAALRK
- a CDS encoding peroxiredoxin; the protein is MAERLVGRQAPDFSMETATGDGKDFGTASLADYKGKWLVLFFYPLDFTFVCPTEITALSMAAAEFKSLNTEILGVSIDSKHSHRAWINTPVNDNGLGQLEFPLAADITKSVARDYGVLIEEEGIALRGLFIINPEGEVQYQVVNHNNVGRSVDETLRVLQALQSGGLCPINWKPGQQTLVSK